The stretch of DNA TATCTCCAGAGCTCACTGAAGCGTTGCAATCGGTTGGCGGCGCGGCCAGGGAGCGATTGGCTGTCTCACTGTTTCGCGAAGGCAGGCTCAATCCCCTAGAGCTAAGTAAAGTGCTGGAACTCGATCGTTTCGAAATCGACGCTGTTCTCAAACGACACCAAGTCACAACAGGGGCGCTGACGCTAAATGATCTGGAAATGGATCGTGTTGTGCTGGACAGGGTTTTAGGATCTGCCAAGAAATGACAGTGGTGACGAGGTCAAGAGATGGTTTGAGGTAGCTCCCGTGATTGACGCAAAGCCAGA from Verrucomicrobiales bacterium encodes:
- a CDS encoding UPF0175 family protein; protein product: MADMLSIPLSPELTEALQSVGGAARERLAVSLFREGRLNPLELSKVLELDRFEIDAVLKRHQVTTGALTLNDLEMDRVVLDRVLGSAKK